From the genome of Fusobacterium varium, one region includes:
- the thrB_1 gene encoding Homoserine kinase, translated as MIDFSSLPCGVIHNDIFPDNILIKDGFISGIIDFNDSSYAPFIFDLGIVINYWIRIKNFSPETEKKYIEVFLTSYESIRKLSTIEKSLLDMGILKMALAFIFLRINKFSVEDNQNILIEDKTYYELLPLLKYYHI; from the coding sequence ATGATAGATTTCTCTTCTCTGCCCTGTGGTGTAATTCATAATGATATCTTCCCAGACAATATTCTCATAAAAGATGGATTTATCTCTGGAATTATTGATTTTAATGATTCTAGCTATGCACCTTTTATTTTTGATCTTGGAATAGTTATAAATTATTGGATAAGAATAAAAAATTTCTCACCAGAAACTGAAAAAAAATATATTGAAGTATTTTTAACTTCCTATGAAAGTATCAGAAAACTTTCTACTATAGAAAAATCTCTTTTAGATATGGGAATATTAAAAATGGCTCTTGCCTTTATTTTTTTGAGAATAAATAAATTTTCTGTGGAAGATAATCAAAATATTTTGATAGAAGATAAAACTTATTATGAGCTTTTGCCACTATTAAAATATTATCATATATAA